The Papio anubis isolate 15944 chromosome 1, Panubis1.0, whole genome shotgun sequence genome window below encodes:
- the C1H1orf226 gene encoding uncharacterized protein C1orf226 homolog isoform X6: MFDHGMFENLNTALTPKLQASRSFPHLSKPVAPSSAPLGSAEPGGPGLWVGSSQHLKNLGKAMGAKVNDFLRRKEPSSLGSVGVTEINKTAEAQLVSGADAAPGAWPEDERSVLQEAFPRLDPPPPITRKRTPRALKTTQDMLISSQPVLSSLEYGTEPSPGQAQDSAPTAQPDVPADDSQPEATTEREERGEVLPNGEVSLSVPDLIHKDSQDESKLKMTECRRASSPSLIERNGLKLSLSPISLAESWEDGSPPPQGRTSSLDNEGPHPDLLSFE; the protein is encoded by the exons TTGACCACGGCATGTTTGAGAATTTGAACACAGCCCTCACTCCAAAGCTCCAGGCCAGCCGCTCCTTCCCCCACTTGTCCAAGCCCGTggcccccagctctgcccctctgGGCTCTGCTGAGCCTGGGGGGCCAGGACTCTGGGTGGGCAGCAGCCAGCACCTCAAGAACCTGGGCAAAGCCATGGGGGCCAAAGTGAATGACTTCCTACGGAGAAAggagccctccagcctgggcagtgtggGTGTGACGGAGATCAACAAGACTGCAGAAGCACAGCTGGTCAGTGGGGCTGATGCGGCTCCAGGGGCTTGGCCAGAGGATGAAAG ATCAGTCCTGCAAGAAGCATTTCCTCGGCTGGATCCTCCACCTCCCATAACCAGAAAGCGAACCCCTCGGGCCCTGAAGACCACCCAGGACATGCTGATTTCATCACAGCCTGTCCTGAGCAGTCTGGAGTATGGGACAGAGCCGTCACCTGGGCAGGCCCAGGACTCTGCTCCCACTGCCCAGCCTGATGTCCCAGCAGATGATTCACAGCCAGAGGCCACCacggaaagagaagagagaggcgAAGTTCTACCTAATGGAGAGGTTTCCCTGTCGGTACCTGATCTAATCCACAAGGATAGCCAGGACGAATCCAAGCTAAAAATGACTGAGTGCAGAAgggcctcctcccccagcctcatcGAGAGGAATGGCCTCAAACTCAGCTTGAGCCCCATCAGCCTGGCTGAGTCCTGGGAGGATGGCAGCCCCCCTCCTCAGGGACGGACCTCCAGCCTTGACAATGAGGGCCCTCACCCAGACCTGCTGTCCTTTGAATAG
- the C1H1orf226 gene encoding uncharacterized protein C1orf226 homolog isoform X7 yields the protein MFENLNTALTPKLQASRSFPHLSKPVAPSSAPLGSAEPGGPGLWVGSSQHLKNLGKAMGAKVNDFLRRKEPSSLGSVGVTEINKTAEAQLVSGADAAPGAWPEDERSVLQEAFPRLDPPPPITRKRTPRALKTTQDMLISSQPVLSSLEYGTEPSPGQAQDSAPTAQPDVPADDSQPEATTEREERGEVLPNGEVSLSVPDLIHKDSQDESKLKMTECRRASSPSLIERNGLKLSLSPISLAESWEDGSPPPQGRTSSLDNEGPHPDLLSFE from the exons ATGTTTGAGAATTTGAACACAGCCCTCACTCCAAAGCTCCAGGCCAGCCGCTCCTTCCCCCACTTGTCCAAGCCCGTggcccccagctctgcccctctgGGCTCTGCTGAGCCTGGGGGGCCAGGACTCTGGGTGGGCAGCAGCCAGCACCTCAAGAACCTGGGCAAAGCCATGGGGGCCAAAGTGAATGACTTCCTACGGAGAAAggagccctccagcctgggcagtgtggGTGTGACGGAGATCAACAAGACTGCAGAAGCACAGCTGGTCAGTGGGGCTGATGCGGCTCCAGGGGCTTGGCCAGAGGATGAAAG ATCAGTCCTGCAAGAAGCATTTCCTCGGCTGGATCCTCCACCTCCCATAACCAGAAAGCGAACCCCTCGGGCCCTGAAGACCACCCAGGACATGCTGATTTCATCACAGCCTGTCCTGAGCAGTCTGGAGTATGGGACAGAGCCGTCACCTGGGCAGGCCCAGGACTCTGCTCCCACTGCCCAGCCTGATGTCCCAGCAGATGATTCACAGCCAGAGGCCACCacggaaagagaagagagaggcgAAGTTCTACCTAATGGAGAGGTTTCCCTGTCGGTACCTGATCTAATCCACAAGGATAGCCAGGACGAATCCAAGCTAAAAATGACTGAGTGCAGAAgggcctcctcccccagcctcatcGAGAGGAATGGCCTCAAACTCAGCTTGAGCCCCATCAGCCTGGCTGAGTCCTGGGAGGATGGCAGCCCCCCTCCTCAGGGACGGACCTCCAGCCTTGACAATGAGGGCCCTCACCCAGACCTGCTGTCCTTTGAATAG